Proteins from one Plasmodium cynomolgi strain B DNA, chromosome 10, whole genome shotgun sequence genomic window:
- a CDS encoding protein phosphatase 2c (putative), which translates to MQGRRKKQEDRYTVINDMTKYIDAYDYKTLFFYKRNPFYCFSVIDGHRGIKACEYCMTHIVKNIIYYFYNQDNVREDEFKLGSSSATKNNKQDPSDGQSCAEKGATHKREVQGTAVKGHTQEGSQKGENKSRDDSSSTSFSRQDSSTGDEKKDSSSRSNPQESEKEEGRSKDKRVMMKEQISKTKKRKIDSSDITESEENPSQRESEDDDKKRRGGNVSADSDGSSGEEKDECTRTSITEDRAKTSANTSSSGQKKLVFLEDLTDEEIINCIKLAFLRTDEQFLKISKFPNHGCTVVSLIIIKNKMFIANLGDCRAIGIVNVNDTLKPEMLSKDHKPNEPKERERIKKMGGEVICMQNVFRVKANAKKTNLDPSNLLERMPMKEEVYLAVSRAIGDKDFKENNVVSAMPDVICRELCDADKGDKESEKESVEDSDSTVRVKVEEDYFKEGEPFFFSADEMNYLFVVLACDGVWDTLSNKDVAQILQTYQHDPDKACSEIIKTAFACGSQDNITAIVLKFY; encoded by the exons ATgcaaggaaggagaaaaaaacaggaagaTCGGTACACAGTCATTAACGACATGACCAAGTATATAGATGCTTATGATTAcaaaactttatttttttacaaaagaaaTCCATTTTATTGCTTTTCTGTTATTGATGGACATCGAGGTATAAAGGCGTGCGAATATTGTATGACCCATATTGTGaagaatattatttactatttttataaccAAGACAATGTCAGAGAGGATGAATTTAAACTCGGCTCCTCGTCTGCCACAAAGAATAATAAACAGGACCCTTCTGATGGTCAAAGTTGCGCAGAGAAAGGTGCTACGCATAAAAGGGAGGTTCAAGGAACGGCGGTCAAAGGACATACCCAAGAAGGAAGCCAAAagggtgaaaataaaagccGTGATGATAGCAGCTCCACAAGCTTCTCTCGCCAGGACTCTTCCACAGGGGATGAAAAGAAAGATTCGTCATCAAGGAGCAACCCACAAGAGagtgaaaaggaggaaggtaGAAGCAAGGACAAACGCGTGATGATGAAGGAACAAATTTCAAAAActaagaaaagaaaaatagacAGCAGCGATATTACAGAGAGTGAAGAAAATCCATCACAGAGAGAAAGTGAAGATGACGACAAGAAGCGTAGAGGAGGAAACGTAAGCGCCGATTCTGATGGGAGCTccggggaagaaaaggacgaGTGCACCCGTACCTCCATAACGGAGGATAGAGCAAAAACAAGCGCCAACACCAGCAGTagtggacaaaaaaaacttgtaTTTTTAGAGGACCTCACAGATGAAGAAATCATTAATTGTATAAAACTCGCCTTCTTAAGAACAGACGAACAGTTCCTTAAAATTTCCAAATTCCCGAATCATGGCTGCACCGTGGTTTCCCTCATTAtcataaagaacaaaatgtttATTGCCAACCTCGGGGACTGCCGGGCGATAGGCATCGTCAACGTGAACGACACCTTG AAACCGGAAATGCTGTCGAAGGACCATAAGCCCAATGAGCCCAAGGAAAGGGAgcggataaaaaaaatgggaggcgAAGTCATCTGCATGCAAAACGTGTTCAGGGTTAAGGCCAACGCGAAGAAG ACCAATTTGGACCCTTCCAATTTGCTGGAGCGCATGCCAATGAAGGAGGAAGTTTACCTTGCGG TTTCTAGAGCCATAGGAGACAAAGACTTCAAAGAAAACAACGTGGTGTCAGCCATGCCCGATGTCATCTGTAGAGAGCTGTGCGATGCAGATAAAGGTGACAAGGAATCGGAAAAGGAAAGTGTTGAAGATTCCGACTCAACGGTAAGAGtcaaagtggaagaagacTATTTCAAAGAGGgtgaaccattttttttttccgcggaTGAGATGAATTACCTCTTTGTTGTTTTGGCTTGTGATGGAGTGTGGGATACCCTGTCCAATAAG GATGTGGCCCAGATTTTGCAAACCTACCAGCACGACCCGGATAAGGCCTGCAgcgaaattataaaaacggCATTTGCCTGCGGAAGTCAG GACAACATAACCGCTATtgtgttaaaattttactGA
- a CDS encoding phosphomethylpyrimidine kinase (putative) gives MQADIKTAMGLGCHCCTAFVVLTAQNTKEVKRIVEIEERFIVEQLDSIFADVTIDVVKLGVLYSKKIISLVREYIVNMNKKRGKKLLVVFDPVFVSSSGCLLVENLEYIKFAIDLICPISCIITPNFYECKVILEALDCQMDLSKTNMIELCKLVTDKLDINACLFKSCNVRGSSAEENEVYAVDHLCIRRVGSTPGGEVVQRDAGELGQSPAGGVTYLYDVYKLRSKRKLGLDIHGTGCTLSTAIACYLAKKHNILQSCIESKKYIYNCIRYAYPFGGKSQGLNHLKASQELPTFTDLDVIPIVQDSP, from the coding sequence ATGCAGGCAGATATAAAAACTGCGATGGGGTTAGGATGCCACTGTTGTACTGCGTTCGTCGTTTTAACAGCCCAGAACACTAAGGAAGTTAAAAGGATTGTAGAAATTGAGGAAAGATTCATCGTGGAGCAGTTGGATAGCATTTTTGCAGATGTGACCATCGACGTGGTGAAGCTGGGAGTTTTATATtcaaagaaaattatttcattggTTCGTGAGTACATAgtaaatatgaacaaaaagagggggaaaaaactgcTAGTAGTTTTCGACCCAGTGTTTGTATCAAGTTCTGGATGCCTCCTAGTGGAAAATCTggaatacataaaatttgctATTGATTTAATATGTCCGATAAGCTGTATAATTACTCCTAACTTTTACGAGTGTAAGGTTATTCTCGAGGCACTAGACTGTCAAATGGATTTATCCAAGACGAACATGATTGAGCTGTGCAAATTGGTGACAGACAAGCTGGACATAAATGCCTGTTTGTTTAAGAGCTGCAACGTACGGGGAAGTTCCGCGGAGGAGAATGAGGTGTACGCAGTCGACCATTTATGCATCAGGAGGGTTGGAAGTACACCTGGGGGGGAAGTAGTACAGAGGGATGCGGGCGAACTGGGACAATCCCCAGCAGGGGGAGTAACCTACCTATACGATGTGTACAAACTAAGGTCTAAGCGGAAGCTAGGGCTAGACATACACGGAACGGGCTGTACCCTATCCACAGCCATAGCGTGCTACTTGGCAAAGAAGCATAACATTTTGCAATCTTGCATAGAGTCGAAAAAGTACATTTACAACTGCATCAGATATGCCTACCCGTTTGGGGGTAAAAGTCAGGGGTTGAACCATTTGAAGGCATCTCAAGAGTTGCCAACTTTTACGGACCTCGACGTTATACCCATTGTTCAAGATTCCCCT
- a CDS encoding hypothetical protein (putative), with translation MAMIIHLTSEIIKIQNEWEKDKKEEKAKESSSLNGKTNSCVKWNYYLNSKNNPLKCFVYVDVPEGTVMLKPEKIDDKKKNFLISISALNDIRRNNKDILKNIYFKKHKITFDHIYRNSNCITLLVSRFIDHPYLLNTLSFFCLTSCGYLLTDVFCQGVLHLLSSEIIWNPLVYNVWCNVYYTTLPLKLYLAKQTYSYGRVAFDFFVNYVRSKLIRLETALINSSLKRKVDLDTREENRYDDRIFFISTQCDISDEEEEDFTYI, from the exons ATGGCCATG ATAATACATTTAACGAgcgaaattataaaaatacagaacgaatgggaaaaagacaaaaaggaggaaaaagcaaaagagaGCAGTAGCCTTAACGGAAAAACGAACAGCTGTGTGAAATGGAATTACTATCTGAATAGCAAAAATAACCCCCTAAAATGCTTCGTCTATGTGGATGTGCCGGAAGGAACAGTGATGTTAAAGCCAGAAAAGATagacgacaaaaaaaaaaatttcctaaTTTCAATCAGTGCTTTAAATGATATCAGAAGGAATAATAAAGATATactaaaaaacatttattttaaaaaacataaaataaccTTTGACCACATATATCGAAATAGCAATTGCATAACGTTATTGGTTAGTAGATTTATTGACCACCCTTACCTTCTCAACAcgttgtcttttttttgtttaacttcTTGTGGCTACCTTCTGACTGATGTGTTTTGTCAAGGGGTTCTTCATTTATTGAGTAGTGAAATAATTTGGAACCCCCTTGTATACAACGTATGGTGTAACGTATATTACACGACTTTGCCTTTGAAGCTTTATTTGGCCAAACAGACCTACTCCTACGGAAGAGTCGCCttcgatttttttgtcaattaCGTAAGATCTAAATTAATTAGGTTAGAAACTGCGTTAATAAATTCTTCGTTGAAGCGGAAAGTAGACTTAGACACTCGCGAGGAAAACAGATATGACGatagaatatttttcatctcaACTCAGTGTGACATTTCggacgaggaagaagaagacttCACGTACATTTGA
- a CDS encoding hypothetical protein (putative), which produces MEDGREVEKGNEKGSEREKKNEKLREKFSDIDLKVEAYAEGDYRLLRYLPDGSCVFEEIPDEENKNMKNLQQYAQLFCSAMEKTIQIKSNDENLRNDKEWTQGEEYRVMVEDDLKELMVLFDLMLGTLNYDKGTKYLTLNKCNYVRDIKANKQDICIAVTSRKELLQSLRKFCEETRKQINSINGIVAQKYFLHFISQLIQYWKVLNKKYFEIDYLQLDNNFPYVTEVSYAHVTFSLGGLEKDIKEGIHNQTRGCTMDDSLFRHKPTKRQGTTQEMVPPLSKESQINDQTEGLQNRDSSSCKSNGGILNEDHTRINDEHKTTEQSYTFYYPNVKEEEIKIFNMLDSMSVISIEFEGIAAHLIENNYAIQFDLFPLNVQLKNELKTHTKKNPSWGGNNFPERIIPENIFFEQAKKMHAKLTTAQWVLIDKSIFYILAEQANNLKDRNNNLALNLPSLTGERKKIKIHCTDINHKCLEFLISDVLIPTIGQKSIPVDFCFAVMYEPTEGVHSKLAERSANGGVNGGVNGGVNGGVNGGVNGGVNGGVNGGVNGDANGDANGDTGDDAGDDAHGDDFPGRAQVNGGGRNGEVALDYELVQLLLHLALAKVRDLFICSWKYFSFEMPYYSADIHPLIYQNVFPDPRSGTLITSFFSWFIASMEKYLRASGGTAVG; this is translated from the exons atggaggacgGTAGAGAAGTCGAGAAGGGGAATGAAAAGGGGAgtgaaagggagaagaagaatgaAAAGCTCAGAGAAAAATTTAGCGACATCGATTTGAAGGTGGAAGCATATGCAGAGGGAGACTACAGACTGCTCAGATATCTACCGGATGGATCCTGcgtttttgaagaaataccagatgaagaaaataaaaatatgaaaaaccTACAACAGTATGCACAGTTGTTCTGTTCTGCTATGGAAAAAACGAtccaaataaaaagtaatgaCGAAAATTTGCGAAATGATAAAGAATGGACACAAGGAGAAGAGTACAGAGTAATGGTCGAGGATGATTTAAAAGAATTGATGGTTTTATTTGACCTAATGTTAGGTACACTAAATTACGATAAGGGCACAAAGTACTTAACCCTAAATAAGTGTAACTATGTGAGGGATATAAAAGCTAACAAACAGGATATATGCATCGCTGTTACGAGCAGGAAAGAACTCCTACAGAGTTTGcgaaaattttgtgaagaaaCAAGAAAGCAGATTAACTCCATAAATGGAATTGTTGcacagaaatattttttacattttatcaGCCAACTTATTCAATACTGGAAagtattaaataaaaaatattttgaaatagaTTATTTACAActtgataataattttccctACGTTACGGAGGTCTCT TATGCACATGTCACTTTTTCGTTGGGTGGGTTGGAAAAGGACATAAAGGAGGGAATACATAACCAGACTAGAGGTTGTACCATGGACGACTCTCTATTTAGGCATAAACCCACCAAAAGACAGGGTACCACACAAGAAATGGTTCCTCCTCTTAGTAAAGAATCCCAAATTAATGACCAAACAGAGGGTCTACAAAATAGAGACAGTAGTAGCTGCAAATCGAATGGAGGTATACTGAATGAAGATCACACACGCATTAACGATGAACATAAAACAACTGAACAGAGTTACACTTTTTACTACCCAAatgtgaaggaagaagaaataaaaatatttaatatgcTAGACAGCATGAGCGTCATTTCCATCGAGTTCGAAGGAATAGCTGCGCACTtgattgaaaataattacgCCATCCAGTTTGACTTATTTCCATTAAACGTACAGTTAAAGAATGAATTAAAAACGCACACAAAGAAAAATCCTTCATGGGGAGGAAACAATTTTCCAGAAAGAATAATTccagaaaatatattttttgagcAAGCCAAAAAGATGCACGCGAAATTGACAACTGCACAGTGGGTACTGATAGATAAATCGATTTTCTACATCCTAGCCGAACAAGCAAATAATTTGAAAGACAGAAATAATAACCTGGCACTGAACCTTCCCAGCTTGACAGGGgagagaaagaaaattaaaattcaCTGCACAGACATAAACCACAAGTGCCTGGAGTTCCTCATAAGCGACGTTCTGATTCCCACCATTGGGCAGAAATCCATTCCGGTGGATTTTTGCTTCGCCGTGATGTACGAGCCTACTGAGGGGGTTCACAGCAAGTTGGCGGAAAGAAGTGCCAACGGGGGTGTCAACGGGGGTGTCAACGGGGGTGTCAACGGGGGTGTCAACGGGGGTGTCAACGGGGGTGTCAACGGGGGTGTCAACGGGGGTGTCAACGGGGATGCCAACGGGGATGCCAACGGGGACACTGGTGACGACGCTGGTGACGACGCTCATGGGGATGATTTCCCTGGCCGCGCCCAAGTTAATGGTGGCGGACGGAACGGCGAAGTCGCGCTGGACTACGAACTCGTGCAGTTGTTACTCCACCTGGCTCTCGCGAAGGTAAGGGATCTGTTTATTtgctcatggaaatatttctCCTTCGAAATGCCCTACTATTCTGCAGACATTCATCCGCTCATTTACCAAAACGTTTTCCCCGACCCGCGCTCCGGTACCTTAATCACCAGCTTTTTTTCATGGTTCATTGCATCCATGGAGAAGTATTTGCGCGCGAGTGGGGGCACAGCGGTTGGATGA
- a CDS encoding hypothetical protein (putative) produces the protein MQGSYLKKRLRANVQAKLYSSITPGLLNRGKREVPYPTQRAHVSSTDLAKLTQKSTYNTYKSRVFNPRMYNNVPPNYMNMQMNSHENNASGTPNGMNFNYENQPNSYYSMKYNYGVNAEGVDNNPAAASASATTANTTYQYFSIFGSSAMCLIKPIYPDYIVNKNKVTIYGKGGFQFVFMKKHSNSNKYDKNNKMSIILKINSLAPLLSLKDAEKIKTPICVKGSNNNCLIIDKHKEKKDHIVIRYKYQPSANPDGNLGEMNNLDMEVNQSPQINNLNDEKKSNFEELH, from the coding sequence ATGCAGGGGAGTTACCTAAAGAAGCGACTGCGCGCCAATGTGCAGGCAAAGCTGTACAGCAGCATCACCCCTGGGCTTTTGAACagaggaaaaagggaagttcCATATCCCACACAGAGAGCCCATGTAAGCAGCACAGACTTGGCAAAACTGACTCAAAAGAGCACATACAATACATACAAAAGTAGGGTTTTCAATCCAAGGATGTACAATAATGTGCCCCCAAATTATATGAACATGCAAATGAACAGCCATGAAAATAACGCCAGTGGAACGCCAAACGGGATGAATTTTAATTACGAAAATCAGCCCAACAGTTATTACTCGATGAAGTACAACTATGGTGTAAATGCCGAAGGTGTGGACAACAACCCGGCAGCCGCTTCCGCTTCCGCTACCACCGCCAACACGACGTATCAATACTTTAGCATCTTTGGCAGCTCAGCCATGTGCCTAATAAAGCCAATATATCCGGATTACAtcgttaataaaaataaagtgaccATCTATGGAAAGGGAGGgtttcaatttgttttcatGAAAAAACACAGCAACTCGAATAAGTAcgacaaaaataataaaatgagcaTAATTCTCAAAATCAACAGTTTAGCCCCTTTGCTCTCTCTCAAGGACGCAGAGAAGATAAAGACGCCCATATGTGTCAAGGGAAGCAATAACAACTGCTTAATTATCGATAAGcacaaggagaagaaggaccaCATAGTTATACGATACAAATATCAGCCGTCTGCCAATCCGGATGGTAACTTGGGAGAAATGAATAACCTCGACATGGAGGTTAACCAAAGTCCTCAGATAAACAATTtgaatgatgagaaaaaaagcaattttGAGGAACTTCAT
- a CDS encoding U6 snRNA-associated Sm-like protein LSm4 (putative), with translation MRPQKNHHVTVELKNDLQISGVLHSVDQYLNIKLTNVTVNHPEKYPHLLSIKSCFVRGSVVRYVFLPSKEIDVEKLHHMCRKEAKMTSEKEKERK, from the exons ATGCGCCCAC AGAAAAACCACCACGTGACGGTCGAATTGAAAAATGACTTGCAAATATCTGGGGTGCTGCACTCGGTAGACCAATACCTGAATATCAAATTGACCAATGTAACTGTGAACCACCCGGAGAAGTATCCTCACTTG CTGTCGATCAAGTCCTGCTTCGTGCGGGGTTCTGTCGTGAGGTACGTTTTCCTGCCGTCCAAAGAAATCGACGTGGAGAAGTTACACCACATGTGCAGGAAGGAAGCCAAAATGACTtcggaaaaggagaaggagagaaagTGA
- a CDS encoding 40S ribosomal protein S9 (putative), with amino-acid sequence MPKSYRNYSKTARNPKRPFEKERLDQELKLIGEYGLKNKREIWRVQYLLAKIRSAARYLLTLDEKSSKRIFQGEALLRRMVRQGLLGENEEKLDYVLGLTLPKLLERRLQTKVFKLGLAKSVHHARVLIRQRHIRVGKQMVDIPSFLVRVDSEKHIDFSTTSPFGGSRPGRVKRKTLRNQKEKNDEENN; translated from the exons ATGCCGAAGAGTTACAGGAATTACTCCAAAACGGCTAGGAACCCAAAGCGTCCCTttgaaaag GAACGTTTAGACCAGGAGTTGAAGCTAATCGGTGAATACGGACTTAAGAACAAGAGGGAAATATGGAG AGTGCAATACTTGCTAGCCAAAATCCGATCAGCTGCCAGGTATCTGTTAACCCTAGACGAAAAAAGCTCCAAGAGAATATTTCAAGGAGAGGCCCTACTAAGACGAATGGTGCGTCAAGGATTACTGGGagagaatgaagaaaaactgGATTATGTGTTAGGGTTGACTTTACCAAAATTGCTGGAGCGAAGATTGCAAACAAAGGTTTTTAAATTAGGGTTAGCCAAGTCAGTGCATCATGCAAGAGTACTAATACGACAGAGACATATCCGAGTGGGAAAACAGATGGTAGATATTCCTTCCTTCTTAGTTCGTGTGGACTCTGAGAAGCACATTGACTTCTCCACAACATCTCCCTTTGGAGGTTCCAGACCAGGAAGGGTCAAGAGAAAGACTTTGAGAAaccaaaaggagaagaatgaCGAGGAAAATAACTGA